The Panacibacter microcysteis DNA window AAGAAAACGGGTAAGCGATTGTGCATCGTCTGGGTCTGCTTCAATATCTGTAAGTACAAGTACACGACGCTTTTCCGTTGACTGTGGCCACGCAATTGTTGCAAACGTGCAAATGCAGAGCAGCAATACCAGTAATTTTTTCATGTATATATTTTTACCGTAAGTATGTTTTGCATCAATATTGAACAGGCTATTTTTTCTTTTGGTTACGGGCAGTTGTTTTCCATGGCATCGCCTGTTGCGTCGCATTACGTTCATCTGTAGCAAAAATGGCATCTCCAGTCTGCGGATTTAGCAGCACAACTGTTGGCAACATCCTGCTGGCTGATCATGCGCATCGAAAAGCTCAGACAACTTCCAACCGTACAAGTGAGTGACACAACCGGCGATGCCACCTGCACCGCTGCCGGTTACCAAAAATTACTTACAACTTAACACTTACAACTTAACACTTACAACTTAACACTTACAACTTTCTTATATTATACAAGGCCAGTTTAGCATACAGGTCATCCAGCAGCAAAGGCACATCCAGTGCTGTGTACACCCGTATGTTCCTGCCTTTGTGGTTTATTTCGTAAATGCCCAGGTTGTTGATCAGCGGCGATGGGCGCAATACATAAAAACTGGATGAAGGATCGGGCTCGAAAGAAGACTGCAAAGCGGTTAACAGAACAAGCGGACTATCACCAACAATGTATACTTCACCAACATTGAAATTGAATTTGATACCCATTTTCATAATGCGTTCAATATTGGTAGTAAGGTATTCGCCAATTGTACCCTGTGGTCTTACTTTCAGCAACATGGAGGAATAAGGCATCATGACCTGCCTGTACACATTGCGGGGAATTTGCCAGATGGGCACTGCCGATTTATTGAACACTACCTGCCCTGCGGTAAGATCGATACCAAGATTGTACTCCATGGTGGTATAGCCGGGCGGCGGTGTTGCCAGCCCAGGATATTCGGGCCCGCCAATCCAGATCAACGTTAAGTGCTTTGCAATTGCAGGTTCCATCAAAAGAGCACTTGCAATATCTGTAAGGCCTGCACCACACACCACATACAAAGGCAGTTTGGTGTCATCTCTCATTGCTTCTTTAATGATGAAACCGGCAGCATCAGACTTTTGCGGGGTACTGTCATTTTGCAGCGGAAAGTTGGAGCCCTGGTAAACAGTATATGCTTTTTCGAGATGCATAATGCGTAGCAGCTCTTCGGCTTTTTGTTTTGCATGTGTGGCAGTTTCATTGGAGGGGTCCCAGCCATCACCGGGCCGTAGGTGAGAGCCAATGATACCGCGTATTTCCACCGAAGGTGAAAGCAGGTGCTGCACCAGTTGAAATAAACCATCGGGGTCACCACCAAAATCATTGTCGATGATGATACGCATTCTTGGTGTTACAAGACTATCGGGAAATAATGGTACTGCAGCCTGTTGAGCGGCAGTTGTAGGATGTATAAATACGAGAAAGCTTATGATGCAGCAGAGGGGTGGCAGCAGTAACTTACAGCGCTTCATGCAAAACGGTTTATAAATGAAGCTTTAAATTACTACAGTAATTAATGAGATGTTGTAAAACCAGCAATTTCTTACAGATGTTTTGCAAAATGGCACTATGAGTATAAGCCACCGTTTACGGAAATAACTTCACCCGTAATGTATGCGGCTTCTTTTGCAACCAGGAAACCTACTACATGCGCCACTTCCTCAGGGGTGCCAAAACGGTTGACAGGTATCATGGCTTTTAGCTGGCTTTCATCAAGGTCTTCGGTCATATCAGTTTTAATAAACCCGGGTGCAATGGCATTTACGGTAATGTTTCGTTTGCCTACTTCCTGCGCCAGCGCTTTGGTAGCGCCAATAACACCGGATTTTGCCGCAGAGTAATTAACCTGTCCCGGTGTGCCTTTTAAACCGGAAACGGAAACGATATTGATAATTCTGCCATAGCGTTTGGTGAGCATGTTGTTTATTACCAGGCGGGTAGTATAAAAGAAACCATCGAGGCTGGTGCGTATAACGTCGTCCCACTGTTCGTCTTTCATCCAGAACATAAGACCGTCATTCTTTATACCGGCATTGTTTACCAGTACTTCTATTGTTTTATCGTTGTTGTGTTCTATCCATGAGCCCAACACTTCTTTAATCGCTGTTTTATCAGCTACATCAAACTGCAGTGTTTCACCCGTAGCACCTTTTGTTTTAACCAGTTCCAGTGTTTCAGCGGCTGCAGCTTCATTGCCTTTGTAATTAATCAATACATGGTAACCCAGTTCTGCAAGTTTTACGCATATTGCCCTGCCTATACCCCTGGACCCGCCTGTTACTAATGCACATTTCATAAATGAATTACTTTACCTGTATTATTAACTTATTTACCTGGCCGTGCCTGTAGCAGATTCTACGTTTACAAAATCGTTGATGAATGCAAGCGGGTCCTGCTGCTCCAGGTACTGCTTTACACGCGCCACATCTTTATATTTTGGTGTGTCTTCCACAAATTTTGGAAAGATAGCCCTGATGGCTTTGTACACCGCTTTTGTTTTGGAAGACATCAATTCATCGCAGGCGAGGAAATCCACCGCCTGCAATACCGTCATCATTTGTATGGCCAGCACTTCAAACGTATTGTCTATTACACGTTTTGTAAACAGGGCAGCATTGCAACCCATGCTTACGATATCCTGGTTGTCATTATTATTGGGAATGCTGTGCACGTAAACAGGGAAGGAGAGGCTCTGGTTTTCTGCCACCGTAGATACCGCGGTGAACTGCACACCCTGCATACCAAAATTAAAACCAAGTACGCCAAGGTTTAAGAAAGGCGGAAATTTCTTGTTGAGTTTATCATTCAGCAGGTAATTCAGTTGCCTTTCAGATAGCATAGAAAGTTTTGTAATAGCGGTTCGCAGCTTATCCATTTCCAGCGCTACGTAATCTCCGTGAAAGTTTCCACCATGAAAAATGTTCTGGTTATGATGGTCAACCACCGGGTTATCATTTACCGAATTCAATTCGTCTGTTACGATCTTCTGTGCATGTGCAATGGTATCGTACACGGGGCCGAGTACCTGTGTAACACAGCGTAATGAATAATACTCCTGCACCTTGTCTTCAAAAATTTCCTGTTGCTTTACATGGTCTGCTTCATACAGGTGTTCATTACGGTTGCGGATCATTTTACTGTCTTTTAAAACAGTACGCATGGCGGATGCTACCCAGTTTTGTCCTTTATGATGTTTTACAATATTCAGTTCGTAAGAGAAGTGATCTGAAAATGCGCAAACCACCTCGTTGGTAATAGAAGAGAGTATTATCAGCCAGTCCAGCAGTTTCCTGGATTGTATAATATTCAGCATGCCTATACCCGTCATGGCAGATGTGCCATTGAGTATGGCAAGCCCTTCGCGTATATGAATGCTTAACGGTTGTATGCCAAGTTTTGCAAACACTTCTGCGGCCGGCTGTACCTTGTCTTCATAGATCACTTCACCCTCACCAATAAGTGTAAGACCAAGATGAGCAAGCTGCACAAGGTCTCCGCTGGCGCCAACGCCGCCGTGCTCATATATACAGGCTACCACATTTTTATTGATCAGTTCTGCCAGCAGATCCACCACTTCTGTATGCACGCCGGAGTAGCCCTGCATCAGTGTATTTAAACGGGCCACCATAACAGCTTTAGCAAGCAGGGCGGGCATCAGTTTGCCGCTGCCCGAACTGTGGCTCCTGATAAGGTTGTATTGTAACTGCAGCGCCTTGTCTTCCCCAACCCTGTATTGTGCCATTGGCCCAAAACCGGTGTTGATACCGTAGATCACTTTTTCAGTTGAAAACTGTTTCAAAAATGCATAGTTCCGGTCTACATTTTCAAGTGCCTGGGCTTGCAGTTGCACACCACTGTCTTTATAAACGATGCTGGCAAAGTCTTCTAAAGAAAGCGTTTTACCCCCTACTGCTATCATATATGAATATTAATTTAAGCCGAAAGTTAAGAGGGCAAAACAAGTGAAATATAGTTAATGCATCAAATTTTTTTAGCTGCCTTACAGGCCCGTTAAGTGGTTGTATAAAGGAATGTATGGAGCCCGGCATTTGAATAAGCGTGTGGCTTTCGTTGCGTCGCACTCTTGTACTGCATCACGCTATGCAACATTTCCGGGTGCACCTTTATGCGTTATACCAGCTGCCTTATTGAAGTTGCGGCGTACTATATTTTTGCTGTTCCTGTTACGGGCATTTACAGCCATCGTTCCATTTTTATATCTGCACGTGCATAGGGTGTATTGGTAATTGGTATTTCTGTAAAGCCAAGTTTCTTATACAATGTTATGGCTGCCACCAACTGCCTGTTAGATTCCAGCCATATACGCCTGGCACCTGCTGCACGGCATTTTTCAAGCGCAGCTTCACCCAGCAGGTTGCCTACCTTTTTACCCCGCATGTCTGCTGCAACAGCCATCTTGGCAAGCTCAAATTCCTGTGGTGCTGTTTTTACCAGGGCACAGGTGCCCACAATATTATTGCCATGTTTGGCAAACAAAATTTCTCCGCCGGGGTGAATAATAAAATGTTCAGGGTCATCCAGCACTTCTACATCGTGTGGCTCTGCAACAAAGTATTGCTCAATCCATGCAAGGTTGAGTTTTTTAAAATCTGTTGCATACGCTTTGTTGTAAGGTATAATGGCAATATCAGTTATGGCGAACATGCGGGTTCCTGTTTATAGCTGCAAAAATAAAAAATGCCCGCGCTATTACACGCAGGCATTCGGAATGTATAGTTGTTGAATAATGAACGTTGGGTTACAAAGTGGTTTGAATGTTGATTTGTAAGATTAACCCGCAGACTGCTGCTGCCATGAAAACATACAGTACAAGTGAGTGACACAACAGGCGATGCCATGCAAAGCGAATGCTGGTAAACAAAAATCAATATAGTAATTGGGTGCAACTGCTGCGAATAATGCTATAGTTTTTCTGATTAGTAGCGCACAAAATTGTAACGTTCTATCAGGTCGCCATTGAAATAAGTTGCGGTAAAACTGTTGCCGTAAAAGTCAGCGTTGTCAAAGTTGAGATTGATGGAACTATGTGTGTATGGATCATTCAGCTTCAACTGTAAAGCGTTATGCACGCCATTGTAGTAATTGCCGTTTGCATCGAAGTATCCACCCGATACACTGGTGATGTACCAACTACCTGTCATGCTTACATCTGCATCTTCATACGTGGCGGAACCGTTGCTGTACATGGTAAATACGCCGTTTTCGAGACCTGTATAAAAAGGAGACCAGCCGTAAGAATCGCCTTCTGCCGCACTGTTCATGACCCATGAACCGGTGACAGGGCTTTCTGGTGTAACGTTTACTTTAACGCAACTGCTTAGCAAAAAGATAGCGAGAATGGTAACAGTACTTAAGCGTAGAATTGATTTCATAAAAGGTTATTTTAAAAGTTGTCAAATAAATTGTTGTTTGACGCTGTGAATGCAACTCTTTCGCCAGATTCTCTTAAAGATTTGTTGGAGCAATCCATTTATATAATGTTTAACAAGTGTTAGTTTTTATGGTGAGCAAGCATATTCATGGTTATAAAAAAAGCGCAGGCCTAACAGACCTGCGCTTGAATGTTGTGAAATCAAAAAGATAACTATTTGCTTTCGCCCGCAACCACCAGCAGGCGCTGTACATTACCAACGATCCACACAATATCATGCTCTTCGAAAATAAGGGTAGAAGGAGGGTTGAGTAATCGTTCGCCTTTTCTTTCTATACCTACAATGATACCCTTTGTTTTTTCGCGGATGGCAGATTCCCGGATGCTTTTACCAATCCACTCCGAGTGTTGCTGTACAGACAATTGCTTTAATGCCACTTCTCTTTTTTGCCTGATCTTGTTACCTGTGCCGGATTTGTATTCTGCATAAGGCCTGAACTGGTTTAGCTGTTCATCGGTGCCGATTACAGTAAGCACATCGCCCGGGAAAAGCAGTTCGCCCCTTACCGGCGCCATAAGGTAGCGGCTGCCTCTTTCTATCATGGCAACGTTTACACCAAACTTCTCCCGGAGTGCCAGTGTTTCCAGCGACTGGCCGGAAAGCTTTGAATCCGGGTGTACTTCAAAATAGGCAATGTGTGCATCCCATGGTGCAAGTACATCTGTATCCTGTGCTTCGCCTGCCAGTTCATTCTGGTAAAGGTTGGTAAGAAAGCGTTTTTCGAGGTTATCGTAGTAGGCCTGTAGTTTTCGTGAAAAAACAGCCAGCAATACAATAATGATGATGGTAACAATAAATGCGGTAGTGGGAGAGAACAATGTATCGCATAAAAGACCAATGAAAAAAAGTGCCAGCCCGATGCGCAATACTTCCAGCATAATGAGCGGGCCACGATAGATGGGCCGCAGCCAGAGGTTGGCGTGCGCTTCTTTCTGAAATCTTCTTACAGACAATGCCCATAAAAATGGTGCAATGAGCAGGAGTGTAACCGATAGCGTGATGAGACTGTTCCAGGTAGAATCTCTGAACAACGGCTGGATATACCTGGTTGACAGAAAAATAACCGCCAGAATAAGCACCGAATAAACAACCATATTGATGCCATAAGACCGCAATACTTTTTTCCAGTTGCCTGCGGTATTGATGCTTTGCATCCCGGAACTGTAGCGGCTTAAACCGGATGTCCACCGGGCGGGTAATTTCTTTGATAAAAAACCATACACAGGTTCAGAAAACCTTATCATGTAAGTGGTGGTAAAAGCCGTAAGTACGGAGATGGCTACAGCCACGGGGTATAGGAAATCTGCTGTTACACCCAGCGTTATGCCCAACGTAGCAATGATAAAAGAAAATTCTCCGATCTGTGAAAGGCTCATACCGGACTGAACAGCGGTTTTGAGCGGCTGCCCGGAAACCAGTGCACCAATGGTCACAAACAGTGGTTTCCCTATCAGCAATAAAACTGTACCGATCAGTATAGGTACATAATGCTCTAACATTAATTCCGGGTTTATCAGCATACCTACAGAAACAAAGAAGACAGCACCAAAGAGATCTTTCACCGGTTGCAACAGGTGCTCTATTTTTTGCCCCTGCAATGTTTCTGCCAGTATAGAACCCATGATAAAAGCACCGAGTGCAGAAGAAAAACCAACATAAGTTGCCAGTGCCACCATACCAAGGCACAATGCCAGTGCCACAATAAGCATGGTTTCATTACTCATTAAATGATGACTTTTCTTAAGCAGTGTTGGTATAAAGAAGATACCCGCCACAAACCATAGTATCAAAAAGAATATCAGCTTCAGTACAGAAGTAGCGAGTTCTCCACCGGAGAATTGCTGGCTTACGGCGATAGTAGATAATAACACAAGTAATACTACTGCAACGAGATCTTCAATTACCAGCACACCCAGCACAACGCCGGTAAATTTCTGGCTCTTTACACCCAGTTCATCAAATGCCCTGATGATGATGGTTGTAGAGCCTATAGCGAGTATACCACCCATGAAAAGACTATCCATGAGCGACCAGCCCATCATGGTGCCCATCAGGTAACCGAGTACGAGCATGGCACCAACTTCAATAATTGCCGTTATGGCTGCTGTACCCCCAACCTTGACGAGCTTTTTAAAACTGAACTCCAGGCCAAGGCCAAACAACAGGAATATAACTCCTATATCGGCCCAAATTTTTACATTCTCTATATCTGTGATGGTGGGGAAAACGTGAAAATTTGGTCCCACGAGAAAACCAGCAATAATATACCCCAGTACAAGTGGTTGCTTAAGCTTTTTAAATATCAATGTTGTAACAGCCGCTGCGCCAAGTATCAGCGCAAGATCTGTAATAAGATGTGGTAAATGTGTCATAGGCTTATCTGCAGGGTTATTAAACCCGGTTATTTGTTTGAAAAATGATTAACAAAACCAAAGAATAAGCGAAGGCTTTACCAAAAAAAATGAAATGAGAACAGGTATATGTATTTAAGCCGGTGTATAAGAATATTGTACCTGTACCGGGGAACAGGAAAGCTTACAAAGTCCGTTGCAGGAGCTGCAACATCTTTTACAGGTACAAATGCCGTAGATTTTAAAACACTTATAATTATTGGCTTTTCACCAGGAGTATTGCTGGCAAATTTTTCGTCGCTGTCATTATGACAAAGAGACGTATTAACATTGCGTTTGGTAGTGTTAATGTTGTGAATGCATGCATGCCTGAGAGCCGGCACCGCACATATTTTAAAGCACTGCCCGTTTGTTGCAAATGCCGATGTTGCAAGCGCAAAAAGAAACAGTAAAGCCAAGTATTGTATTCTTTTTTGCATGCCGCGAAAATACCCATAAAAAATTAAGCGATGCGGGGAAAACTTTACCTGAATCGTTAAAGGATGATGCTGTTTTAGTAAAATGAAAAGGAGACGGGATGTTAAAAATCACGGCATTTCAGGTAAAAACACGCTTGCGTCCGGAATAATCAGGCACTAGCTTTGCAATACTGTTATTGATTGAATTACTAAAGACAGGAGTAAACTATGAAACGCATTTATGTATCCTTTTTCACTACCGTTTTTGTGGCGCTTGTGATGACGATGATCGCTTTTCTTACCAAAAACGATATGCAACACCTGGTGAATATAAATAAGCAAAACCAGGAAATTGTGCAGGATTCTGCAAGCTCCGAAATCAACAGGAGCAACGGGTCTTTTAACTAAACAATGTTCCTGACGTATTGCCGGGCTTTTTGCCCAGGTGCTCATAAGCTTTCAGTGTTACTTCCCTGCCCCTTGGTGTGCGTTGTATAAATCCTTCCTGTATCAGAAATGGCTCATACACTTCTTCGAGTGTACCAGGTTCTTCACCTACTGCTGTTGCAATGGTAGTCAGACCTACCGGTCCTCCTTTGAATTTTTCCACTATCGCACTTAATATACGGTTATCCATTTCGTCAAGTCCGTGCTCGTCTACATTCAGCGCACGCAATGCATGTTGTGTGATGCCGATATCTATAGTACCGTCGTTTAATACCTGGGCAAAATCTCTTACCCTTCTTAACAGGCCATTGGCAATACGTGGCGTACCGCGGCTTCTGCGTGCTATCTCAAAAGCGGCATCGGTTGAAATAGCCGTATTTAAAATAGCCGCGCTTCGCTGAATGATTTTTTTCAATGTTTCCGCATGGTAGTATTCAAGGCGGGATTTTATACCAAACCTGGAGAGCAGCGGGGCTGTAAGTAAACCACTCCTCGTAGTGGCGCCGATTAATGTAAAAGGATTTAAAGTAAGTTGAATGCTGCGGGCATTGGGCCCGCTGTCTATCATTATATCAATACGGTAATCTTCCATTGCAGCATAGAGGTATTCTTCCACTACCGTACTTAACCGGTGTATCTCGTCTATAAACAACACATCATTAGGCTGAAGATTGGTAAGCAGGCCGGCAAGATCACCAGGTTTTTCAATTACCGGGCCACTGGTCTCCCTGATGTTTACACCCAGTTCGTTTGCTACAATCCTCGAAAGCGTTGTTTTCCCCAAACCGGGCGGTCCGTGGAAAAGCACATGATCGAGTGCTTCTCCGCGTATTTTGGCAGCCTTAATAAATATGATAAGATTTTCAATAAGCTGTGGCTGGCCCGAGAACTCATCCAGTTCTTTGGGTCTTATACTGTTTTCGTACTCTTTTTCAGCAGCACTCAGTTGTGTTTTGTCCGTATTTAAATTGGGATTGTTCATTATTTCTTTATCAATATCAAACCTGCAATGATCAATGCTGCACCTGCAGCCTTTTGCAAAGTTATAGGTTGTACCATAGATCCAAACATGCCGTAATGGTCTGCCAGCAGGCTCATAAAAATCTGTCCGCTTACTACCAGCGCAAATGTTAGTGCCACGCCCTGTTGCTGGTTAACCCAGGTGATGTAGCCCACGAATATCGCACCTATCAGTCCACCCAGCCATATATACCACGGCCCGGCCGCGTTATCCTTTACCTGTAGTACGGCGGGGTGGTTGGTTGCAATATTTAATACCAGCAAACAAATAAAACCGGTAAAAAAACTGAGTAGCGAACCCATCAACGGGCCGCCCGTTATTTTTCCCAAACGCGCATTTAGTATGGCCTGTACAGGAACCATAGCGCCGGTGAGCAATGTAAAAAACATCAGCAGGTATTTCATGTACACTTCAGTTTTGAATACTACAAATATGTGCGTATTTGTATGCTTTAAGAAATTTTTATGAAGTTAATTCTAAAATATATTTGCATATACAAATAAAACCCCTTTATCTTTGTGCTGTCAATGAAAACGTCAGAAAGCAGGTTTAGCCAGTGTGTTTATTTTTCTTCTTCGGCATTTGCCCGTAAGATAGAAAAGATAGCCGTAGAAAGCTGGAAGTCCGTAGGGCTTTCACCCAGCCATGGTTACCTGCTTTTATGTGTCTTGGAAGAGCCGGGTATGCAGCCTGGTTGTATTGCACACCAGTTGCAGCTGCAGCCCAGTACCATTACACGTTTGATTGAAAAACTGGAGGAAAAGAAACTCGTGGTTCGTACCACAGAAGGTAAAATAGCCAATGTTTACCCTACACCCAAGGCAAAAGAACTGCACACAGCATTAAAGCAGTGTACCAAAAAGTTCAATGATGCATGCACAGGCATAATCGGTAAAGAGGAAAGCTGTAAGCTGGTAGCCATCATGAATAAAATGGCTGATAAAATGGAAGAATGATTTTTTTTCTCTTAACATTTGTATATACAAATATAATAATCACAAACCAAACACAAGTAAAATGCATTACATTATCACAGGCTCCACAGGCCACATTAGCTCACCACTCACAAAAGCATTGATTGCTGCAGGGCATACTGCTACCGTCATCACTTCCAGGCAAAACAATGTTGCCGCTATTGAAGCACTTGGTGCAAAAGCAGCCGTTGGTTCGGTAGAAGATGTACAGTTTTTGAAAGACACATTCGCCGGTGCCGATGCAGTGTATACCATGGTACCGCCCAACTTTGGCGCTGCCGAATGGAAAAAATGGATCGGCAGTATAGGCCGGAACTATACAGAAGCTATCAAAGCAACAGGTATAAAATATGTTGTAAACCTTAGCAGTGTTGGCGCACACCTGCCTGACGGCGTAGGCCCTGTTAGCGGGTTATACCTTGTTGAGCAGTCATTGAATACGTTGTCTGATGTAAACGTAAAACACCTTCGTCCCGCTTATTTCTACGATAATCTTTACGCCAATATCGGGCTTATCAAACAGGCCGGCATTATCGGTTCTAACTTTAATGTGAACGATAAAAAATTCGTACTCGTAGATACAGCAGATATTGCAGCCGTAGCAGCAAAAGCATTGCTGGAGCTGAATTTTACAGGTCATAGCTACGAGTATATAGCCAGTGATGAAGTTTCCACAGCAGACATTGCAGGCGCAATTGGCAATGCTATCGGTAAACCGGCATTGCCATGGGTTCCTTTTACAGATGAGCAGGCTTTTGAAGGCATGGTGCAGGCTGGCCTTTCCAAAGAAATTGCGGCCAATTATACAGAAATGGGCCACGCTGTAAATTCCGGCACCATGTACGAAGATTATTGGAAAAATCATACACCCGTGTCCGGCAAAACCAAACTGCACGATTTTGCCAAAATATTTGCAACAGCCTATAATGCAGGCTAGGATTGGGTTACAGGCTATGGTACAAAGCCCGGAACCTGTTGTGTCACTCACTTGTACACTATAGCTTTTTTCAGCAACGATACTGCATACCAATGTACGCAGTTAAAGCACCCAACACACGATAAGCAGGTTATAAATCATTACTCGGCAAAAGCGCAAATCAATGAAGACGATCGTTATAACAGAGAAAGGAACATTCGATAACGTAATAGTAAAAGAAGCAGCAATACCTGCTATAGCAGCAGGTGAAGTATTGGTAAAGGTGGCAGCGGCAGGCGTAAACCCGGTAGACTGGAAAGCAGTATTGAATGGTTATTTTAATCCGCCACATGTTTTAGGCAGTGATATAGCTGGTACAATAGAAGCGGTGGGTAAAGATATAAAGCATTT harbors:
- a CDS encoding HAL/PAL/TAL family ammonia-lyase, which codes for MIAVGGKTLSLEDFASIVYKDSGVQLQAQALENVDRNYAFLKQFSTEKVIYGINTGFGPMAQYRVGEDKALQLQYNLIRSHSSGSGKLMPALLAKAVMVARLNTLMQGYSGVHTEVVDLLAELINKNVVACIYEHGGVGASGDLVQLAHLGLTLIGEGEVIYEDKVQPAAEVFAKLGIQPLSIHIREGLAILNGTSAMTGIGMLNIIQSRKLLDWLIILSSITNEVVCAFSDHFSYELNIVKHHKGQNWVASAMRTVLKDSKMIRNRNEHLYEADHVKQQEIFEDKVQEYYSLRCVTQVLGPVYDTIAHAQKIVTDELNSVNDNPVVDHHNQNIFHGGNFHGDYVALEMDKLRTAITKLSMLSERQLNYLLNDKLNKKFPPFLNLGVLGFNFGMQGVQFTAVSTVAENQSLSFPVYVHSIPNNNDNQDIVSMGCNAALFTKRVIDNTFEVLAIQMMTVLQAVDFLACDELMSSKTKAVYKAIRAIFPKFVEDTPKYKDVARVKQYLEQQDPLAFINDFVNVESATGTAR
- a CDS encoding cation:proton antiporter, whose translation is MTHLPHLITDLALILGAAAVTTLIFKKLKQPLVLGYIIAGFLVGPNFHVFPTITDIENVKIWADIGVIFLLFGLGLEFSFKKLVKVGGTAAITAIIEVGAMLVLGYLMGTMMGWSLMDSLFMGGILAIGSTTIIIRAFDELGVKSQKFTGVVLGVLVIEDLVAVVLLVLLSTIAVSQQFSGGELATSVLKLIFFLILWFVAGIFFIPTLLKKSHHLMSNETMLIVALALCLGMVALATYVGFSSALGAFIMGSILAETLQGQKIEHLLQPVKDLFGAVFFVSVGMLINPELMLEHYVPILIGTVLLLIGKPLFVTIGALVSGQPLKTAVQSGMSLSQIGEFSFIIATLGITLGVTADFLYPVAVAISVLTAFTTTYMIRFSEPVYGFLSKKLPARWTSGLSRYSSGMQSINTAGNWKKVLRSYGINMVVYSVLILAVIFLSTRYIQPLFRDSTWNSLITLSVTLLLIAPFLWALSVRRFQKEAHANLWLRPIYRGPLIMLEVLRIGLALFFIGLLCDTLFSPTTAFIVTIIIIVLLAVFSRKLQAYYDNLEKRFLTNLYQNELAGEAQDTDVLAPWDAHIAYFEVHPDSKLSGQSLETLALREKFGVNVAMIERGSRYLMAPVRGELLFPGDVLTVIGTDEQLNQFRPYAEYKSGTGNKIRQKREVALKQLSVQQHSEWIGKSIRESAIREKTKGIIVGIERKGERLLNPPSTLIFEEHDIVWIVGNVQRLLVVAGESK
- a CDS encoding DMT family transporter; amino-acid sequence: MKYLLMFFTLLTGAMVPVQAILNARLGKITGGPLMGSLLSFFTGFICLLVLNIATNHPAVLQVKDNAAGPWYIWLGGLIGAIFVGYITWVNQQQGVALTFALVVSGQIFMSLLADHYGMFGSMVQPITLQKAAGAALIIAGLILIKK
- a CDS encoding MarR family winged helix-turn-helix transcriptional regulator encodes the protein MKTSESRFSQCVYFSSSAFARKIEKIAVESWKSVGLSPSHGYLLLCVLEEPGMQPGCIAHQLQLQPSTITRLIEKLEEKKLVVRTTEGKIANVYPTPKAKELHTALKQCTKKFNDACTGIIGKEESCKLVAIMNKMADKMEE
- the fabG gene encoding 3-oxoacyl-ACP reductase FabG, with the protein product MKCALVTGGSRGIGRAICVKLAELGYHVLINYKGNEAAAAETLELVKTKGATGETLQFDVADKTAIKEVLGSWIEHNNDKTIEVLVNNAGIKNDGLMFWMKDEQWDDVIRTSLDGFFYTTRLVINNMLTKRYGRIINIVSVSGLKGTPGQVNYSAAKSGVIGATKALAQEVGKRNITVNAIAPGFIKTDMTEDLDESQLKAMIPVNRFGTPEEVAHVVGFLVAKEAAYITGEVISVNGGLYS
- a CDS encoding GNAT family N-acetyltransferase — encoded protein: MFAITDIAIIPYNKAYATDFKKLNLAWIEQYFVAEPHDVEVLDDPEHFIIHPGGEILFAKHGNNIVGTCALVKTAPQEFELAKMAVAADMRGKKVGNLLGEAALEKCRAAGARRIWLESNRQLVAAITLYKKLGFTEIPITNTPYARADIKMERWL
- a CDS encoding nucleoside hydrolase, whose product is MKRCKLLLPPLCCIISFLVFIHPTTAAQQAAVPLFPDSLVTPRMRIIIDNDFGGDPDGLFQLVQHLLSPSVEIRGIIGSHLRPGDGWDPSNETATHAKQKAEELLRIMHLEKAYTVYQGSNFPLQNDSTPQKSDAAGFIIKEAMRDDTKLPLYVVCGAGLTDIASALLMEPAIAKHLTLIWIGGPEYPGLATPPPGYTTMEYNLGIDLTAGQVVFNKSAVPIWQIPRNVYRQVMMPYSSMLLKVRPQGTIGEYLTTNIERIMKMGIKFNFNVGEVYIVGDSPLVLLTALQSSFEPDPSSSFYVLRPSPLINNLGIYEINHKGRNIRVYTALDVPLLLDDLYAKLALYNIRKL
- the ruvB gene encoding Holliday junction branch migration DNA helicase RuvB, whose product is MNNPNLNTDKTQLSAAEKEYENSIRPKELDEFSGQPQLIENLIIFIKAAKIRGEALDHVLFHGPPGLGKTTLSRIVANELGVNIRETSGPVIEKPGDLAGLLTNLQPNDVLFIDEIHRLSTVVEEYLYAAMEDYRIDIMIDSGPNARSIQLTLNPFTLIGATTRSGLLTAPLLSRFGIKSRLEYYHAETLKKIIQRSAAILNTAISTDAAFEIARRSRGTPRIANGLLRRVRDFAQVLNDGTIDIGITQHALRALNVDEHGLDEMDNRILSAIVEKFKGGPVGLTTIATAVGEEPGTLEEVYEPFLIQEGFIQRTPRGREVTLKAYEHLGKKPGNTSGTLFS
- a CDS encoding NmrA family NAD(P)-binding protein, with amino-acid sequence MHYIITGSTGHISSPLTKALIAAGHTATVITSRQNNVAAIEALGAKAAVGSVEDVQFLKDTFAGADAVYTMVPPNFGAAEWKKWIGSIGRNYTEAIKATGIKYVVNLSSVGAHLPDGVGPVSGLYLVEQSLNTLSDVNVKHLRPAYFYDNLYANIGLIKQAGIIGSNFNVNDKKFVLVDTADIAAVAAKALLELNFTGHSYEYIASDEVSTADIAGAIGNAIGKPALPWVPFTDEQAFEGMVQAGLSKEIAANYTEMGHAVNSGTMYEDYWKNHTPVSGKTKLHDFAKIFATAYNAG